A stretch of the Tannerella serpentiformis genome encodes the following:
- the infB gene encoding translation initiation factor IF-2, with translation MPVKLNKVLKDLNVGLQTVVDYLRGKRFEVESNPNVRIPDEQYTLLVKEFGKNLPESERSRLLEKAAPTETHVKPEPKPEPVAQEPTKTEPDVIKTEIPDDILPKFVTKGKIDLPETSGHGSSHSRRRKHSGHSATTHHTETKPAAPAPASSEGEAKPETPAVSAPTVEAPAPSVEQPKEGTAPVEIKAEASAPTAQTQEAPAPIAEAPAEPAPTVAETPKPEVSADSTAQTGSTEKKEDEVFRLETPRLESNIKVTGKIDLATINQSMRPKRRGFERNRDRRRQQPQASATPAKPATSATPHAPATPSAAASADAKKKRKRIKKDRIDINAAVNTGARSNDNKRSNDNKRPKRPVHTEVNEGDVQRQVKETLARLTSKGAKSKGAKYRREKRDAVAFREQELLRAEERESRILKLTEFVTANDLANMMDVSVSEVISTCMSIGMMVSINQRLDAETINIVAEEFGFKTEYVSAEVSEAIKEEEDNPEDWVPRPPIVTVMGHVDHGKTSLLDNIRNANVIAGEAGGITQHIGAYSVTLPDGRHITFLDTPGHEAFTAMRARGAKVTDIAIIIVAADDNVMPQTVEAINHASAAGVPIVFAINKIDKPGANPDKIKEKLSQMNYLVEEWGGKYQSQDISAKKGIGVQDLLEKVLLEADLLELKANPKRRATASVIESSLDKGRGYVATVLVSNGTLRQGDIVLAGTHYGRVKAMFNERNQRVESAGPSEPVLILGLDGAPQAGDTLNVLETEQEAREIAARREQLQRELGLRTQKRFGLEELGRRRALGDFHELNLIVKGDVDGSVEALSDTLIKLSTEEIQVNVIHKAVGQISESDVELAASSSAIIIGFQVRPAQAARKLADKEGVEIRLYSIIYDAIEEVRSAMEGMLSPEIREEICGNLEVLQVFKISKVGTVAGCLVKEGKIKRANKVRVIRDGIVIHTGELASLKRFKDEVKEVVAGQECGLFINNYNDVQEGDMIEPFDEIEVKKTL, from the coding sequence ATGCCTGTTAAATTGAACAAAGTATTGAAGGACTTGAATGTCGGCTTGCAGACGGTTGTCGACTATCTGCGCGGGAAGCGTTTCGAGGTCGAAAGCAACCCCAACGTCCGCATTCCCGATGAGCAGTACACCCTGCTCGTTAAGGAATTCGGCAAAAACCTGCCGGAGTCCGAACGAAGTCGTCTGCTCGAAAAAGCTGCACCGACAGAAACGCACGTGAAACCAGAACCAAAGCCGGAACCCGTAGCTCAGGAACCCACCAAGACGGAACCGGATGTGATCAAGACCGAGATACCGGACGACATCCTCCCCAAATTCGTCACCAAAGGCAAGATCGATCTACCCGAAACGAGCGGACACGGATCGTCGCACTCCCGGCGGCGTAAACACAGTGGACATTCTGCGACCACACACCACACGGAGACAAAGCCTGCTGCCCCTGCTCCAGCGTCCTCTGAGGGAGAGGCTAAGCCGGAGACTCCTGCCGTAAGCGCTCCAACCGTTGAGGCGCCTGCCCCCAGCGTAGAGCAACCGAAGGAAGGGACAGCCCCCGTAGAGATCAAGGCGGAGGCCTCTGCACCCACAGCGCAAACGCAGGAAGCGCCTGCACCCATCGCTGAAGCGCCCGCAGAACCAGCTCCGACCGTTGCCGAAACGCCCAAACCGGAGGTATCGGCCGACAGCACGGCGCAGACGGGATCGACGGAGAAAAAGGAGGACGAGGTGTTCCGTCTGGAGACACCTCGCTTGGAGTCGAACATCAAAGTGACAGGCAAGATCGACCTCGCCACCATCAACCAATCCATGCGCCCCAAGCGCAGGGGCTTCGAGCGTAACCGTGACCGTCGGCGGCAGCAACCGCAGGCTTCCGCTACCCCAGCTAAGCCCGCTACATCTGCGACGCCTCATGCCCCCGCCACCCCATCGGCCGCCGCATCCGCCGACGCCAAGAAGAAGCGTAAGCGCATCAAGAAAGACCGCATCGACATCAACGCCGCCGTCAATACGGGTGCACGGTCGAACGACAACAAGCGATCGAACGATAACAAGCGCCCCAAACGCCCCGTGCATACGGAGGTAAACGAGGGCGATGTGCAGCGTCAGGTGAAGGAGACACTGGCCCGTCTGACCAGCAAGGGCGCCAAGAGCAAAGGCGCCAAGTATCGCCGCGAGAAACGTGACGCTGTGGCCTTCCGCGAGCAGGAACTGCTACGCGCCGAAGAACGCGAAAGCCGGATTCTGAAGCTCACGGAGTTCGTCACCGCCAACGACCTGGCCAACATGATGGACGTCTCCGTCTCCGAGGTCATCTCCACCTGCATGAGCATCGGTATGATGGTCTCCATCAATCAGCGACTCGACGCGGAGACGATCAACATCGTAGCCGAGGAGTTCGGCTTCAAGACGGAATACGTCAGCGCCGAGGTGTCGGAAGCCATTAAAGAAGAGGAGGACAACCCCGAGGATTGGGTGCCGCGCCCACCAATCGTGACCGTCATGGGCCACGTGGACCACGGTAAGACGTCGCTGCTGGACAACATCCGCAACGCCAACGTGATCGCCGGTGAGGCCGGTGGCATCACGCAGCACATCGGTGCCTACAGCGTGACCCTGCCCGACGGTCGACACATCACCTTCCTCGACACCCCGGGCCACGAGGCCTTCACCGCCATGCGTGCACGTGGCGCCAAGGTGACGGACATCGCCATCATCATCGTCGCAGCCGACGACAACGTCATGCCGCAGACCGTCGAGGCCATCAACCACGCCTCCGCGGCCGGTGTCCCCATCGTCTTTGCCATCAATAAGATCGATAAGCCCGGCGCCAATCCGGACAAGATCAAGGAGAAGCTCTCGCAGATGAATTACCTCGTCGAGGAGTGGGGCGGCAAGTATCAGAGCCAAGACATCTCGGCCAAGAAGGGCATCGGCGTGCAAGACTTGCTCGAAAAGGTGCTGCTCGAAGCCGACCTTTTGGAGCTGAAGGCCAACCCGAAACGTCGCGCCACGGCCTCCGTCATCGAGTCGTCGCTCGACAAGGGGCGCGGCTATGTGGCCACAGTACTGGTGAGCAACGGGACGCTGCGCCAAGGCGACATCGTGCTGGCGGGTACACACTACGGACGCGTCAAGGCCATGTTCAACGAGCGTAACCAACGCGTGGAGAGCGCTGGGCCATCGGAGCCGGTGCTGATCCTCGGCCTGGACGGTGCGCCACAGGCGGGCGACACGCTCAACGTCTTGGAGACCGAGCAGGAGGCGCGCGAAATCGCTGCACGCCGCGAGCAGTTGCAGCGTGAGCTGGGGCTCCGCACCCAGAAGCGCTTCGGACTCGAGGAACTTGGGCGCCGCCGTGCACTGGGCGACTTCCACGAGCTGAACCTCATCGTCAAGGGCGACGTGGACGGCTCCGTCGAGGCGCTCTCCGATACGCTCATCAAGCTCTCCACCGAAGAGATTCAGGTCAACGTCATCCACAAAGCCGTCGGGCAGATCTCCGAATCCGACGTCGAGCTGGCCGCCTCATCCAGCGCCATCATCATCGGCTTCCAGGTGCGCCCAGCCCAGGCCGCCCGTAAGTTGGCCGACAAGGAGGGCGTCGAGATCCGCCTCTACTCCATCATCTACGACGCCATCGAGGAGGTGCGCTCGGCTATGGAGGGCATGCTCTCGCCCGAGATTCGGGAGGAGATCTGCGGCAACCTCGAGGTGCTGCAAGTCTTCAAGATCTCGAAGGTGGGCACCGTGGCTGGCTGCCTCGTGAAGGAAGGCAAGATCAAGCGCGCCAACAAAGTGCGCGTCATCCGTGACGGTATCGTGATCCACACCGGCGAGTTGGCCTCACTCAAGCGCTTCAAAGACGAGGTGAAGGAGGTCGTGGCCGGACAGGAGTGTGGCCTCTTCATCAACAACTACAACGATGTGCAAGAGGGCGACATGATCGAGCCGTTCGACGAGATCGAGGTCAAGAAGACGCTCTAA
- the nusA gene encoding transcription termination factor NusA: protein MAKKQETVSMIDSLQEFKDLKNIDKETMINVLEESFRNVIAKMFGTDENYDVIINPEKGDFEIWRNRTVVENGHVSDPNLEVSLRDAQQIDADCTIGEEVTDEVHFADFGRRAILNLRQALASKILELQKDNLTAKYRELIGTIVVADVYQVWKKEVLLLDDEGNELLLPKSEQIPGDFYRKGEAVRAVVQRVETDNNTKIYLSRTDKAFLQRLFEIEVPEINDGLITIRSIARIPGERAKIAVESYDERIDPVGACVGMKGSRIRGIVRELRNENIDVVNYTTNTALYIQRALSPAKVSSIRVDEEEHKAEVFLRPEEVSLAIGKNGLNIKLASMLTDYTIDVFRDIDTADEEDIYLDEFADEVEPWVIEALKEIGCNTAKAVLALAPEEIMERADLEEQTVDDLLRVLSAEFEDEAQPAPDDYAPEEEQPVDEQPVDTTDASEPVDEQPAESTDEPDETPTEDEPEEDDADEEADDDTPEVFQEDDTDEKEED from the coding sequence ATGGCCAAGAAACAGGAAACAGTCAGCATGATAGACAGCCTTCAGGAGTTCAAAGACCTGAAGAATATCGACAAGGAGACGATGATCAACGTGCTCGAAGAGTCGTTCCGCAACGTGATCGCTAAAATGTTCGGCACGGACGAGAATTACGACGTGATCATCAACCCCGAAAAGGGCGACTTCGAGATCTGGCGCAACCGCACCGTGGTGGAAAACGGACACGTCAGCGACCCCAATTTGGAGGTCTCGCTACGCGATGCGCAACAGATCGACGCCGACTGTACCATCGGTGAAGAAGTGACCGACGAGGTGCACTTCGCCGACTTTGGCCGGCGCGCCATCCTCAACCTCCGACAGGCGCTGGCCTCGAAGATCCTAGAGCTCCAAAAGGACAACCTCACAGCCAAATATCGCGAGCTGATCGGCACCATCGTCGTGGCCGACGTCTATCAGGTATGGAAGAAAGAGGTGCTGCTACTCGACGACGAAGGCAACGAGCTCCTGCTGCCCAAATCGGAGCAAATCCCCGGCGACTTCTATCGCAAGGGCGAGGCCGTACGCGCCGTCGTGCAGCGGGTAGAGACGGATAACAACACGAAGATCTACCTCTCGCGTACCGACAAGGCCTTCCTGCAGCGCCTCTTCGAAATCGAAGTGCCCGAGATCAACGACGGCCTGATCACCATCCGCTCTATCGCACGCATCCCCGGTGAACGCGCCAAGATCGCCGTCGAATCGTACGACGAACGCATCGATCCCGTCGGTGCCTGCGTCGGCATGAAGGGCTCACGTATCCGCGGCATCGTCCGCGAGCTGCGCAACGAGAATATCGACGTCGTAAACTACACCACCAACACCGCACTCTATATCCAGCGCGCACTCAGCCCGGCCAAAGTCTCCTCCATCCGCGTCGACGAAGAGGAGCATAAGGCGGAAGTCTTCCTGCGCCCTGAAGAGGTTTCGCTGGCCATCGGTAAGAACGGACTCAACATCAAGCTGGCCAGTATGCTTACGGACTACACCATCGACGTCTTCCGCGACATCGATACGGCCGACGAGGAGGATATCTATCTCGACGAGTTCGCTGACGAGGTGGAGCCTTGGGTAATCGAAGCCCTCAAGGAGATCGGTTGCAACACCGCCAAAGCTGTGCTTGCCCTCGCCCCCGAAGAGATCATGGAGCGTGCCGACCTGGAAGAGCAGACCGTGGACGACCTGCTGCGTGTCCTCTCAGCCGAGTTTGAAGACGAAGCTCAACCGGCACCCGACGATTATGCTCCGGAAGAGGAACAACCCGTCGACGAACAGCCCGTTGACACAACCGACGCATCCGAACCCGTCGACGAACAGCCCGCTGAATCCACCGACGAACCGGACGAGACACCGACAGAAGATGAACCGGAAGAAGACGACGCCGACGAAGAAGCGGACGACGACACCCCTGAAGTGTTTCAAGAAGACGACACCGACGAAAAAGAGGAGGATTAA
- a CDS encoding CvpA family protein produces MTWLDIVVLGLVGGGLVKGWHDGFVREVAVLGAVVAVIYCCSRVAHWLRALVLSAGWVSEGSVTFVSYIGAFVLIFATVRLAGRWIDHWVDESALNIPNRLAGALCAASVALFISSFTLNFVEGIDRHGFLLTEETKSRSRTYPFIRETVPTLFSPKFFVWRERDLQESHRPTPTSRGGRPSPARGLCAGHPRI; encoded by the coding sequence ATGACCTGGCTGGATATCGTGGTCTTAGGCCTTGTCGGAGGGGGCCTCGTCAAGGGCTGGCACGACGGATTCGTCCGTGAAGTGGCCGTTCTTGGCGCCGTCGTGGCCGTCATCTATTGCTGTTCGCGCGTGGCCCACTGGCTGCGCGCGCTCGTTCTGAGCGCAGGGTGGGTGTCAGAGGGCAGCGTGACGTTCGTCAGCTACATCGGCGCCTTCGTCCTCATCTTCGCCACCGTCCGCCTGGCCGGTCGATGGATAGACCACTGGGTAGACGAGAGCGCGCTCAACATCCCCAACCGCCTGGCCGGTGCGCTCTGTGCCGCCAGCGTCGCCCTGTTCATCAGCAGCTTCACGCTGAACTTCGTCGAGGGGATCGACCGCCACGGCTTCCTCCTCACTGAGGAGACCAAGAGCCGTTCGCGCACCTATCCCTTCATCCGCGAGACGGTACCGACCCTCTTTTCGCCCAAGTTCTTCGTCTGGCGAGAGCGGGATCTACAGGAGTCACATCGCCCCACCCCGACAAGCCGTGGGGGGCGCCCATCTCCAGCCCGGGGTTTGTGCGCAGGGCACCCCAGAATC